The Selenomonas sp. AB3002 genome contains a region encoding:
- a CDS encoding potassium transporter TrkG yields MELFWHLMSRMSQIFFFALILPFLLACRLKEWEPAGAIFITGFLAAAAAWEFALRARRRERRGQMSLKEGAMFMVIVWFFLGILGMMPFLLSGITHSIPAAFLESISALTTTGLPAVTATREGWPWSLLLWHAIMSWLGGFGFVVILVTVMPQVSGCFGVTLSARQMISFSPIWQRMRTSIRQGAAVYGLLTALAVLAYYLAGLSFGRSLVTAMLTISSGADAWTLDFSNMPNSVWMAAGTVMFLGSLNLLLLWKSWKRRSLRMLVHDTELQFFLLVLLGATTLIVVNLSGTGMFKPGEALKVGFFQVLSFISTSGLAVNPFWEWPGFEKYVLLMVCFAGGCMGSPTGGLKMVRLLVLNRLLDAGLKNSLHPNMVPVVKLDGLAVEEKVVGRILSFFFLYMVTFALFALLLSISGISLLQSAGYAAACLTSNSSAALLYGGPGAAALPGWSQLLMALLMIMGRIEVFSFILLAGFTVESMREKW; encoded by the coding sequence ATGGAACTTTTCTGGCATCTTATGAGCCGCATGAGCCAGATTTTTTTCTTTGCACTTATCCTGCCCTTTTTGCTGGCCTGCAGGCTCAAGGAGTGGGAGCCGGCGGGGGCGATCTTCATCACGGGTTTCCTTGCGGCAGCGGCGGCCTGGGAATTTGCCCTCAGGGCCCGCAGGCGGGAGCGCAGGGGGCAGATGTCCCTGAAAGAAGGGGCCATGTTCATGGTGATAGTGTGGTTTTTCCTGGGGATTTTGGGCATGATGCCCTTCTTGCTTTCGGGAATAACCCATAGCATCCCGGCGGCTTTTTTGGAAAGCATCTCGGCCCTCACCACTACGGGGCTGCCTGCCGTCACTGCCACCCGTGAGGGCTGGCCCTGGTCCCTCCTGCTCTGGCATGCCATCATGAGCTGGCTGGGGGGCTTTGGCTTCGTGGTGATACTGGTCACGGTCATGCCCCAGGTCAGCGGCTGCTTTGGCGTGACTTTGTCAGCCCGGCAGATGATATCTTTCAGCCCCATCTGGCAGAGGATGCGGACGTCTATCCGCCAGGGGGCGGCGGTGTACGGGCTTTTGACAGCTTTGGCAGTGCTGGCCTATTACCTGGCGGGGCTGTCTTTCGGCCGTTCTCTTGTCACGGCCATGCTGACCATTTCCTCCGGAGCTGATGCCTGGACTTTGGACTTCAGCAATATGCCCAATTCTGTCTGGATGGCAGCGGGGACAGTGATGTTTTTGGGAAGCCTGAACCTCCTGCTCTTATGGAAAAGCTGGAAGCGGCGCAGCCTCAGGATGCTGGTGCATGATACGGAACTGCAGTTTTTCCTGCTGGTGCTTTTGGGGGCAACGACTTTGATTGTGGTGAACCTCAGCGGCACAGGCATGTTCAAGCCTGGCGAGGCTTTGAAGGTTGGTTTTTTCCAGGTGCTTTCCTTCATCTCCACTTCGGGGCTGGCTGTGAATCCTTTCTGGGAGTGGCCGGGCTTTGAAAAATATGTGCTGCTGATGGTGTGCTTTGCCGGGGGGTGCATGGGCTCCCCCACGGGTGGCCTCAAGATGGTGCGCCTGCTGGTGCTGAACCGCCTGCTGGATGCAGGCCTGAAGAATTCACTGCACCCCAATATGGTGCCGGTGGTGAAGCTGGACGGCCTGGCCGTGGAGGAAAAAGTGGTGGGACGCATCCTGTCCTTTTTCTTTCTCTACATGGTGACCTTCGCTCTGTTTGCCCTGCTGCTTTCTATCTCCGGCATCAGTCTCCTGCAGTCAGCAGGCTATGCCGCAGCCTGCCTTACCAGCAACAGCTCAGCGGCCCTTCTCTACGGCGGCCCCGGGGCGGCGGCGCTGCCAGGCTGGAGCCAGCTCCTGATGGCTCTCCTGATGATAATGGGGCGGATAGAGGTGTTTTCGTTTATCTTGCTGGCTGGGTTTACGGTAGAATCCATGAGGGAGAAGTGGTAA
- a CDS encoding potassium transporter TrkG, translating into MKQQIIFYVLSRMIFAEAVVLLFPMAIAWYNRDHNVVSFLMASVLAGTVALVLRSRTKIAAEKLTLKEGIAITGLAWVVTTFLGMLPYVSGGYLNPLDAFFESISGFTTTGATTFTSLADLPQSILLWRAMTNWLGGLGIIVIFIALLPQAGASTVNMYRAEGAGPTDDRVLPKLRDMTKALFIIYISFTGAAACLYLIGGLDLFQSLVHAMATVAGGGFSSYDDSAMHFDSVWLEGWMAFFMAVAGGSFGLYYRAWHKGLHLLWRDTEFRAYVCWLAGCSVLIALVLMMELGYTPGYALRLSTFQVSSVATTGFVSTDFDLWPEFTKGLLILLMIVGGCGGSTASGLKVARMVVLFKSTWNIVHQKLSPRRVTPVRLGSARVDETQVLRIGQYFFLYMVCLALCTLFMTWDGIGTFDSFGIAVATLGNVGPGFGVIGATQTYAGLSDFAKVTLCVFMLLGRLEILTLLVMLRPNFWRGERYW; encoded by the coding sequence TTGAAACAACAAATAATCTTCTACGTCCTCAGCCGCATGATCTTCGCGGAGGCAGTCGTCTTATTATTCCCCATGGCCATTGCCTGGTACAACCGTGACCACAATGTGGTGAGCTTCCTGATGGCTTCCGTCCTTGCGGGCACCGTGGCCCTGGTGCTGCGTTCCCGCACAAAGATTGCAGCGGAAAAGCTGACCCTCAAGGAGGGCATTGCCATCACGGGGCTGGCCTGGGTGGTGACTACCTTTCTGGGGATGCTTCCCTATGTCAGCGGCGGGTATCTGAATCCTTTGGATGCCTTCTTTGAAAGCATTTCCGGCTTCACCACCACGGGAGCCACTACCTTCACCAGCCTGGCTGACCTGCCCCAGAGCATTCTTTTATGGCGAGCCATGACCAACTGGCTGGGGGGCCTGGGTATCATCGTCATCTTTATCGCGCTTCTCCCCCAGGCAGGGGCAAGCACGGTGAATATGTACCGCGCCGAGGGTGCGGGGCCTACTGATGACCGTGTGCTGCCCAAGCTGCGGGATATGACGAAAGCACTTTTCATCATTTATATATCTTTTACAGGGGCGGCGGCCTGCCTTTACCTGATAGGCGGCCTGGACCTTTTCCAATCCCTGGTCCATGCTATGGCTACCGTGGCTGGGGGCGGCTTTTCCTCCTATGATGACAGCGCCATGCACTTTGACAGCGTGTGGCTGGAGGGCTGGATGGCCTTTTTCATGGCGGTGGCGGGAGGCAGTTTCGGCCTTTACTACCGGGCCTGGCACAAGGGCCTGCACCTACTCTGGCGGGACACGGAGTTCCGTGCTTATGTGTGCTGGCTGGCGGGCTGTTCCGTCCTCATAGCTCTGGTGCTGATGATGGAGCTGGGCTATACTCCGGGCTATGCCCTGCGCTTGTCCACCTTCCAGGTCAGCTCTGTGGCTACTACGGGTTTTGTGTCCACGGACTTCGACCTGTGGCCGGAGTTCACCAAGGGCCTGCTGATCCTACTGATGATCGTGGGGGGCTGCGGCGGCTCCACCGCCAGCGGCCTCAAGGTGGCCAGGATGGTGGTGCTGTTCAAGAGCACCTGGAATATCGTCCATCAGAAACTCTCCCCCCGGCGAGTAACCCCTGTGCGGCTGGGAAGCGCGAGAGTCGACGAAACCCAGGTGCTGCGCATCGGTCAGTATTTCTTCCTTTACATGGTGTGCCTGGCCCTCTGCACACTCTTCATGACCTGGGACGGTATAGGCACCTTCGACTCCTTCGGCATAGCCGTGGCCACCCTGGGCAACGTAGGCCCCGGCTTCGGGGTTATCGGGGCAACACAGACGTATGCGGGACTATCGGACTTCGCCAAGGTGACCCTCTGCGTCTTTATGCTTCTGGGGAGGCTGGAGATACTGACCTTGCTGGTCATGCTCCGGCCCAACTTTTGGAGAGGGGAGAGGTATTGGTGA
- the trkA gene encoding Trk system potassium transporter TrkA has protein sequence MRIVVVGAGKLGYSIAELLSKEQFEVVVIDVDEAQLEAVKNTLDVLTIAASGASPVTMADPDVKGADILIAVTASDEVNMVACILAKKHGITHTVARIRDMQFVSEGKDYLKENFDIDLILNPEQITANEINRILMTPAALDVEDFASGKIRLFETKVPRKSKFANVKFKDIKLPPGVLAGMIFRDHRMIIPHGDDSLQPHDNAYFIGIPEEIEKFSLNFVQRNARKLHRVMIIGAGRTGRLLAESFDKQGVEVKIIDQDRERCRMVASHMNKGMAICGDGTDLDLLTEEGVQDADVMVCLTEDDKLNLMMALLARHLSGNKTRTVVKVSRNEYIELMEKVGVDIALSSRLLSASEVLAFARRGGVVSVSLLEGAKAEAVEVIVQPGAPVAGKPLMKASLPKECLVCAYVRSEEASIPNGHTILQPGDRVILFIQTKFAQEVMKYFK, from the coding sequence ATGCGTATTGTGGTGGTTGGCGCGGGCAAGCTGGGCTATAGCATTGCCGAATTGCTTTCTAAGGAACAGTTTGAAGTAGTGGTCATAGATGTGGATGAGGCCCAGCTGGAGGCGGTGAAGAACACGCTGGATGTGCTGACTATCGCGGCGAGCGGTGCCAGCCCTGTCACCATGGCTGACCCGGATGTGAAGGGGGCGGATATCCTCATTGCCGTCACCGCTTCTGACGAGGTGAATATGGTGGCCTGCATCCTGGCCAAGAAGCACGGCATCACCCATACGGTGGCCCGCATCCGGGATATGCAGTTCGTCAGCGAGGGCAAGGACTATCTCAAGGAAAACTTCGATATTGACCTTATCCTGAATCCGGAGCAGATTACGGCAAACGAAATCAACCGCATCCTCATGACCCCGGCGGCCCTGGATGTGGAAGATTTTGCCAGCGGCAAGATACGCCTTTTCGAGACGAAGGTGCCAAGGAAGTCCAAATTTGCCAATGTGAAGTTCAAGGATATAAAACTGCCCCCCGGGGTGCTGGCGGGCATGATTTTCCGCGATCACCGCATGATCATCCCCCATGGCGATGACAGCCTGCAGCCCCATGACAATGCCTACTTCATCGGCATTCCCGAAGAAATAGAGAAATTCAGTCTGAACTTCGTGCAGCGCAATGCCCGCAAGCTCCACCGGGTCATGATCATCGGCGCAGGCCGCACCGGGCGCCTCCTGGCAGAGTCCTTCGACAAGCAGGGAGTAGAGGTGAAGATCATTGATCAGGACAGGGAGCGCTGTCGCATGGTGGCTTCCCATATGAATAAAGGCATGGCTATATGCGGAGATGGCACGGATCTGGACCTCCTCACTGAGGAAGGTGTGCAGGATGCAGATGTGATGGTGTGCTTGACTGAGGATGACAAGCTGAACCTGATGATGGCGCTGCTGGCAAGGCACCTGTCCGGCAACAAGACCCGCACGGTGGTGAAGGTGTCCCGCAATGAATATATCGAGCTGATGGAGAAAGTGGGCGTGGATATAGCCCTTTCCTCACGGTTGCTGTCAGCCAGCGAGGTGTTGGCCTTTGCCAGGCGAGGCGGCGTGGTGTCTGTGTCGCTTCTCGAAGGTGCCAAGGCAGAGGCAGTGGAGGTCATTGTGCAGCCCGGCGCCCCGGTGGCGGGCAAACCCCTGATGAAGGCCAGCCTGCCTAAAGAATGCCTGGTGTGTGCCTATGTGCGGAGCGAAGAAGCCAGCATTCCGAATGGCCATACCATACTGCAGCCCGGGGACAGGGTGATACTCTTTATACAGACGAAGTTTGCCCAAGAGGTCATGAAGTATTTTAAATAG
- a CDS encoding flagellin, producing the protein MNANSAALAKSLKKVSSGMKINSAADDASGYAISERMRVMVRSLDQADQNAQNGQSMMKVAEGAVSSTVDILKTMKEKAINAANDSNTDSDRAAIQKELDQSIDQIDDNALITYNGKTLVDGSKMAKGSATKTSMTNQSLHEDTNGATKLIDLQNRNGERLNIQTTDTLTISYVIQGRNYSVDIDIDKNTTLDSALIEASEPYTRNSPAAASAYSVYDSSKAQANSIYSSSYSQAGSTYASSVANASSTYNGVVQNTVSTMNSAYAAMSTNNSLYDSAYSVWHSQNPNASITDILNWAASPTGGSTYNANYNSASAVYASAVSAYSSTEASASAVMSSSISSAATVRNSAYSSASTVLSVALSTAASTLGEAVGELIPYKLSVDASDVVGKAASGDTVYTANREKAITITSGSAGTRFQISGITFSVKDSKGQVKKSVNAVLDDFNESVRAVNKSNDNAITLQVGTKANQSIRIGLTDMRTEALGLKASTGETISVATQKNANAAINVLDNALQKALDQQTDIGAVQARLEMTSANLVLSSQNVQASESTIRDADMAKEMTEYTKNNVLLQAAQSMLAQANQSSSSVLSLLQ; encoded by the coding sequence TTGAACGCGAACTCCGCCGCGCTGGCGAAAAGCCTGAAGAAGGTCTCCAGCGGCATGAAGATAAACTCTGCCGCAGATGACGCCTCGGGCTACGCCATTTCTGAACGCATGAGGGTCATGGTGCGCTCTCTGGACCAGGCGGACCAGAATGCGCAGAATGGCCAGAGTATGATGAAAGTGGCAGAGGGTGCGGTAAGCTCCACCGTGGATATCCTCAAGACCATGAAGGAAAAGGCTATCAATGCCGCCAACGATAGCAACACAGATTCCGACCGCGCTGCCATCCAGAAGGAACTTGACCAGTCCATAGACCAGATTGATGATAATGCACTTATCACCTACAATGGGAAGACGCTGGTGGACGGCAGCAAGATGGCTAAGGGGTCGGCGACCAAGACGTCTATGACCAATCAGAGCCTGCATGAGGACACCAATGGCGCTACCAAGCTGATAGATCTGCAGAACCGCAATGGTGAGAGGCTCAATATTCAGACCACTGATACGCTGACAATTTCTTATGTCATTCAAGGGCGCAATTATAGTGTGGATATTGATATTGATAAAAATACCACATTGGACAGTGCATTGATTGAGGCTAGTGAGCCGTATACTAGGAATAGTCCCGCGGCGGCTTCGGCTTATAGCGTGTATGATTCGTCCAAAGCGCAGGCTAATTCGATTTATTCTTCTTCGTATAGTCAAGCTGGTAGTACGTACGCCTCGTCTGTTGCCAATGCATCGTCTACCTACAATGGTGTCGTGCAGAATACGGTGAGTACGATGAATTCTGCATATGCTGCTATGTCTACTAACAATTCGTTGTACGACTCGGCTTATTCGGTGTGGCATAGTCAAAATCCAAATGCGAGTATTACTGATATTTTGAACTGGGCAGCATCGCCTACTGGTGGATCTACATACAATGCAAACTATAATTCAGCATCTGCAGTGTATGCATCTGCTGTGAGCGCATACTCATCAACAGAGGCATCGGCTTCTGCGGTTATGTCTTCCAGCATATCTTCGGCGGCTACAGTAAGGAATTCCGCGTACAGTTCAGCTTCTACAGTTCTTTCCGTAGCCCTTTCCACCGCTGCTTCCACTCTTGGCGAGGCCGTAGGCGAGTTGATACCTTATAAGCTAAGCGTAGATGCCAGCGACGTAGTAGGCAAGGCTGCGTCTGGTGACACGGTTTACACCGCTAACCGTGAGAAGGCCATCACCATCACTTCTGGTTCTGCTGGTACCAGATTCCAGATTTCCGGCATCACGTTCAGTGTGAAGGATTCGAAGGGCCAGGTAAAGAAGTCCGTCAACGCCGTGCTGGATGATTTTAACGAATCCGTGAGGGCGGTCAATAAATCCAATGACAATGCCATCACCCTCCAGGTAGGCACCAAGGCGAATCAGTCCATTCGCATAGGTCTTACGGATATGCGCACCGAGGCTTTGGGGTTGAAAGCTTCTACGGGTGAAACCATCAGCGTTGCAACCCAGAAGAATGCGAATGCTGCTATCAACGTGCTGGACAATGCTTTGCAGAAAGCTCTCGACCAGCAGACTGATATTGGTGCTGTCCAAGCTCGCCTGGAAATGACTTCAGCAAATCTCGTTCTCTCCAGTCAGAATGTCCAAGCCTCCGAATCTACCATTCGTGATGCAGACATGGCCAAGGAAATGACCGAGTACACCAAGAATAACGTCCTCCTGCAAGCCGCCCAAAGTATGCTGGCCCAAGCCAATCAGTCCAGCTCCAGCGTGCTGAGCCTGTTGCAGTAA